In Colius striatus isolate bColStr4 chromosome 17, bColStr4.1.hap1, whole genome shotgun sequence, the following proteins share a genomic window:
- the C17H22orf39 gene encoding UPF0545 protein C22orf39 homolog isoform X2 — MAGGGSWRPPRSCEDYWWEWKHCRGLQHAFHHYYTYGELPACDRWRDDYEACRAWERGCAAAAQEALCKSERARVMEKQKYAPVWTFRKSPPPDWYLPLDQDKPN, encoded by the exons ATGGCGGGCGGCGGCAGCTGGCGG CCGCCGCGGTCCTGCGAGGACTACTGGTGGGAGTGGAAGCACTGCCGCGGGCTGCAGCACGCCTTCCACCACTACTACACGTACGGGGAGCTGCCGGCCTGCGACCGCTGGCGGGACGACTACGAGGCGTGTCGCGCCTGGGAGAGgggctgcgccgccgccgcgcag GAAGCTTTGTGCAAGAGTGAAAGAGCTCGAGTtatggaaaaacagaaatatgCTCCAGTGTGGACATTCAGGAAGAGCCCACCGCCTGACTGGTATCTTCCACTTGACCAAGACAAACCAAATTAG
- the C17H22orf39 gene encoding UPF0545 protein C22orf39 homolog isoform X1 translates to MLTFSSNLMAPVGRFIWGWRGSLELQHPVFGPGCITCASLRGLACRDGASGGVTGAHPPAPAGKPPRSCEDYWWEWKHCRGLQHAFHHYYTYGELPACDRWRDDYEACRAWERGCAAAAQEALCKSERARVMEKQKYAPVWTFRKSPPPDWYLPLDQDKPN, encoded by the exons ATGCTAACTTTCAGTAGCAATCTAATGGCACCTGTAGGGAGGTTCATCTGGGGCTGGAGAGGGAGTCTAGAGCTCCAGCATCCTGTGTTTGGGCCTGGCTGCATCACCTGTGCATCCCTTCGAGGGCTGGCGTGTCGTGACGGAGCCTCGGGAGGGGTAACGGGGGCCCACCCCCCGGCTCCCGCCGGGAAG CCGCCGCGGTCCTGCGAGGACTACTGGTGGGAGTGGAAGCACTGCCGCGGGCTGCAGCACGCCTTCCACCACTACTACACGTACGGGGAGCTGCCGGCCTGCGACCGCTGGCGGGACGACTACGAGGCGTGTCGCGCCTGGGAGAGgggctgcgccgccgccgcgcag GAAGCTTTGTGCAAGAGTGAAAGAGCTCGAGTtatggaaaaacagaaatatgCTCCAGTGTGGACATTCAGGAAGAGCCCACCGCCTGACTGGTATCTTCCACTTGACCAAGACAAACCAAATTAG
- the UFD1 gene encoding ubiquitin recognition factor in ER-associated degradation protein 1 isoform X1: MFSFNMFDHPIPRVFQNRFSTQYRCFSVSMLAGPNDRSDVEKGGKIIMPPSALDQLSRLNITYPMLFKLTNKNSDRMTHCGVLEFVADEGICYLPHWMMQNLLLEEGGLVQVESVNLQVATYSKFQPQSPDFLDITNPKAVLENALRNFACLTTGDVIAINYNEKIYELRVMETKPDKAVSIIECDMNVDFDAPLGYKEPERSTQHEETTDVEADHSGYVSDIGFRAFSGSGNRLDGKKKGVEPSPSPIKPGDIRRGIPNYDFKIGRITFIRNSRPLVKKVEEDESGSRFIAFSGEGQSLRKKGRKP; this comes from the exons atg tTCTCATTTAATATGTTCGATCACCCCATCCCGCGGGTTTTCCAGAACCGCTTCTCAACCCAGTATCGCTGCTTCTCGGTATCCATGCTTGCCGGACCTAATGACAGGTCAGATGTGGAGAAAGGCGGGAAGA TAATTATGCCACCATCAGCTTTGGATCAACTCA GTCGACTTAATATTACGTACCCAATGCTGTTTAAGCTGACCAATAAAAATTCAGACCGAATGACACACTGTGGAGTGCTTGAATTTGTGGCTGATGAGGGCATATGTTACCTTCCACACTGG ATGATGCAGAACTTGCTGCTGGAAGAGGGAGGCCTGGTGCAAGTGGAGAGTGTTAATCTTCAAGTTGCTACTTACTCAAAATTCCAGCCACAGAGTCCAGATTTTCTTGACATCACCAATCCCAAAGCTGT ATTAGAAAATGCATTGAGAAACTTTGCCTGTCTGACTACTGGGGATGTTATTGCCATCAACTACAATGAAAAG ATCTATGAGCTTCGGGTAATGGAGACCAAACCGGATAAGGCTGTGTCCATCATAGAGTGTGATATGAAT GTGGATTTTGATGCTCCTTTGGGATACAAAGAACCTGAAAGAAGTACACAACATGAAGAGACCACG gaTGTTGAGGCAGACCATAGTGGATATGTGAGTGACATAGGATTTCGT gcATTCTCTGGTTCTGGGAACAGACTGGATGGCAAGAAGAAAGGTGTTGAGCCTAGTCCATCTCCAATCAAACCAGGAGACATTCGAAG AGGAATCCCCAACTATGACTTCAAGATTGGCAGAATCACATTCATTAGAAACTCACGGCCACTGGTTAAGAAAGTTGAAGAG GACGAGTCTGGAAGCCGGTTTATTGCCTTTTCAGGAGAGGGCCAGTCTCTGcgcaaaaaaggaagaaagcccTAA
- the UFD1 gene encoding ubiquitin recognition factor in ER-associated degradation protein 1 isoform X2, producing the protein MTVIMPPSALDQLSRLNITYPMLFKLTNKNSDRMTHCGVLEFVADEGICYLPHWMMQNLLLEEGGLVQVESVNLQVATYSKFQPQSPDFLDITNPKAVLENALRNFACLTTGDVIAINYNEKIYELRVMETKPDKAVSIIECDMNVDFDAPLGYKEPERSTQHEETTDVEADHSGYVSDIGFRAFSGSGNRLDGKKKGVEPSPSPIKPGDIRRGIPNYDFKIGRITFIRNSRPLVKKVEEDESGSRFIAFSGEGQSLRKKGRKP; encoded by the exons ATGACAG TAATTATGCCACCATCAGCTTTGGATCAACTCA GTCGACTTAATATTACGTACCCAATGCTGTTTAAGCTGACCAATAAAAATTCAGACCGAATGACACACTGTGGAGTGCTTGAATTTGTGGCTGATGAGGGCATATGTTACCTTCCACACTGG ATGATGCAGAACTTGCTGCTGGAAGAGGGAGGCCTGGTGCAAGTGGAGAGTGTTAATCTTCAAGTTGCTACTTACTCAAAATTCCAGCCACAGAGTCCAGATTTTCTTGACATCACCAATCCCAAAGCTGT ATTAGAAAATGCATTGAGAAACTTTGCCTGTCTGACTACTGGGGATGTTATTGCCATCAACTACAATGAAAAG ATCTATGAGCTTCGGGTAATGGAGACCAAACCGGATAAGGCTGTGTCCATCATAGAGTGTGATATGAAT GTGGATTTTGATGCTCCTTTGGGATACAAAGAACCTGAAAGAAGTACACAACATGAAGAGACCACG gaTGTTGAGGCAGACCATAGTGGATATGTGAGTGACATAGGATTTCGT gcATTCTCTGGTTCTGGGAACAGACTGGATGGCAAGAAGAAAGGTGTTGAGCCTAGTCCATCTCCAATCAAACCAGGAGACATTCGAAG AGGAATCCCCAACTATGACTTCAAGATTGGCAGAATCACATTCATTAGAAACTCACGGCCACTGGTTAAGAAAGTTGAAGAG GACGAGTCTGGAAGCCGGTTTATTGCCTTTTCAGGAGAGGGCCAGTCTCTGcgcaaaaaaggaagaaagcccTAA